One genomic window of Nicotiana sylvestris chromosome 10, ASM39365v2, whole genome shotgun sequence includes the following:
- the LOC104246328 gene encoding subtilisin-like protease SBT3, with protein sequence MANCITLYFLFLTILLLTLNPLTMAQSETYIIHMDLSAMPKAFSSHQNWYLTTLASVSDSSNLGTASNRNSFSSTKLVYAYTNAIHGFSASLSPSELEVVKNSPGYLSSTKDMTVKIDTTHTSQFLGLNSNSGAWPKSDYGKDVIVGLVDTGIWPESKSYNDNGMTEVPSRWKGECESGTQFNSSLCNKKLIGARYFNKGLIANNPNITISMNSARDTDGHGTHTSSTAVGSHVESVSYFGYAPGAATGMAPKAHVAMYKALWEEGTVLSDILAAIDQAIEDGVDIISLSLGIDGRALYDDPVAIATFAAMEKGIFVSTSAGNEGLDDQALHNGTPWVLTVAAGTVDREFIGTLTLGNGVSVTGLSLYPGNFSSSESSIVFLKTCLEEKELEKNAHKIAVCYDTNGSISDQVYNVKNTKVAGGIFITNYTDLEFYLQSEFPAVFLNFQDGDKVLEYIKNSHSPKARLEFQVTHLGAKPAPKVASYSSRGPSESCPFILKPDLMAPGALILASWPQKSPATQIRSGELFSNFNIISGTSMSCPHAAGVAALLKGAHPKWSPAAIRSAMMTTADAVDNTQMPIRDIGRNNNAASPLAMGAGHINPNKALDPGLIYDITSQDYNNLLCALNFTSQQIKSITRSSAYSCSNPSLDLNYPSFIGYFNYNSSKSDPKRIQEFQRTVTNVGEGMSVYTAKLTSMDEYKVSVAPDKLVFKEKYEKQSYKLRIEGPLLVDNYLVYGSLSWVETSGKYVVKSPIVATTIRVDPL encoded by the coding sequence ATGGCCAATTGTATTACCTTGTATTTCTTGTTCCTTACTATCTTATTACTTACTCTAAATCCATTAACTATGGCTCAGTCAGAAACTTATATCATCCATATGGACTTATCAGCCATGCCTAAAGCTTTCTCTAGCCATCAGAATTGGTACCTGACCACTCTTGCTTCTGTATCAGATAGTTCAAATCTTGGAACTGCAAGTAATAGAAATTCCTTTTCCTCAACAAAACTAGTATATGCTTACACTAATGCCATTCATGGTTTTAGTGCAAGTCTTTCTCCTTCTGAACTAGAAGTTGTCAAAAATTCTCCAGGCTATCTTTCTTCAACTAAGGACATGACAGTTAAAATTGACACAACGCACACGTCTCAATTCCTTGGCCTAAATTCCAATTCTGGTGCATGGCCAAAGTCAGACTATGGCAAAGATGTTATAGTTGGCTTAGTTGACACAGGGATTTGGCCAGAGAGTAAAAGCTATAATGATAATGGGATGACTGAAGTTCCATCAAGATGGAAAGGAGAATGCGAAAGTGGAACTCAATTTAATTCCTCTTTATGCAACAAGAAACTCATTGGAGCGCGTTACTTCAACAAAGGCCTAATTGCCAATAATCCGAATATTACCATCTCGATGAATTCTGCTCGTGACACAGACGGGCATGGAACTCACACATCTTCTACAGCTGTAGGAAGTCATGTAGAATCTGTATCTTATTTTGGTTATGCCCCTGGTGCTGCTACAGGGATGGCACCAAAGGCTCATGTGGCAATGTACAAGGCTTTGTGGGAGGAAGGTACAGTGTTATCTGATATTCTGGCTGCAATTGATCAGGCAATTGAGGATGGAGTGGATATAATATCCTTGTCATTAGGCATAGATGGTCGTGCGTTATATGATGATCCGGTAGCTATTGCCACATTTGCAGCAATGGAGAAAGGTATATTTGTTTCCACTTCAGCAGGAAATGAAGGGCTTGACGATCAGGCTTTGCACAACGGAACACCTTGGGTTCTAACTGTTGCTGCTGGCACAGTTGATCGCGAATTTATCGGGACACTAACTCTAGGTAATGGAGTTTCAGTCACTGGTTTATCTCTCTACCCCGGGAATTTCAGTTCAAGCGAAAGCTCCATCGTTTTTCTCAAGACATGCCTAGAGGAGAAGGAACTGGAGAAAAATGCACACAAAATCGCAGTCTGCTATGACACGAACGGATCAATAAGTGACCAAGTGTACAATGTAAAAAACACAAAAGTTGCTGGTGGCATCTTCATAACAAATTACACTGACTTGGAATTCTACCTCCAAAGCGAATTCCCGGCTGTGTTTTTGAACTTTCAAGATGGTGATAAAGTTTTGGAGTACATCAAGAATAGTCATTCACCAAAAGCAAGACTTGAATTTCAAGTGACACATCTTGGTGCTAAACCAGCACCAAAAGTTGCTAGCTATAGCTCAAGGGGACCATCAGAAAGCTGCCCTTTTATCCTCAAACCTGACCTGATGGCTCCTGGAGCCTTAATATTAGCCTCGTGGCCTCAAAAATCACCGGCAACTCAAATTCGCTCGGGAGAGCTTTTCAGTAACTTCAACATCATATCCGGTACGTCAATGTCATGCCCTCATGCAGCTGGTGTAGCAGCACTTCTGAAAGGAGCACACCCCAAATGGAGCCCTGCTGCCATCCGGTCGGCCATGATGACCACAGCCGACGCGGTGGACAACACGCAAATGCCCATCCGAGACATCGGTCGCAACAATAACGCTGCCAGTCCCCTAGCCATGGGAGCTGGCCATATCAATCCAAATAAGGCGCTAGACCCTGGACTTATCTATGACATTACATCACAGGACTATAACAATCTACTCTGTGCTCTAAATTTTACATCTCAACAGATAAAATCCATTACAAGGTCCTCTGCTTATTCCTGTTCCAACCCATCATTGGACTTAAACTATCCATCATTCATAGGCTATTTCAATTATAACAGCAGCAAGTCAGACCCTAAAAGGATACAAGAATTCCAGAGGACAGTGACTAATGTAGGAGAAGGTATGTCTGTATATACAGCCAAATTGACCTCAATGGATGAATATAAAGTTAGCGTTGCACCTGACAAGTTGGTTTTCAAAGAGAAGTATGAAAAGCAAAGCTACAAGCTAAGGATAGAAGGTCCATTGCTGGTTGATAATTATCTTGTTTATGGTTCTTTGAGCTGGGTGGAAACTAGCGGTAAATATGTCGTAAAAAGTCCCATTGTCGCAACTACCATAAGAGTGGATCCTCTGTGA